From the Streptomyces sp. Sge12 genome, the window CGCGGTTGTGCGCGATCTGGAGCGCCAGAGTGCTCTTTCCGCAGTCCATCGTTCCGGAGAAGAACACCAGCTCGGGCATGGGAAGTACGAGACCTTTCGGGTCGTGGGCAGGTGGTGGGCGGCAGGGGGTCGGGGCGGTGGGCCGACGTGGGTCAGGTGCGGATCTCGAGCAGCGGGACGAGCTGCTCCGCCGCAGTCATGGATCCGTGCATTCCGGCGAGGGCGGACTCGTTCGGCTCGTTGCGCGAGGCGGTGATCGCGGCATCGGCCTGGGCGGCCGCGACCACGTCGCCGATGCGGCCGAGCACCCGCTCGTCGCACTCCCCCGGCGTGCCGAACCAGCCCAGCTCCAGGGCCTCATCGCGGCTCGCGACCCAGAACCGGTCGCCGAGCACCTCGCGCCACACGGTCAGCACGTCGGCCTGCGCACCCGGCACGGCGTACACGTGCCGGGCCCGGCCCTCGCCGCCCAGCAGGGCCACGCCCGCGCCGAGCTCCCAGTCCTCGTCGAAGTCGATCCGGGAGTCCTCGTCGAAGGGGACGTCGACCATGCCGTGGTCCGCGGTCACGTACAGGGCGGTGCGCGGCGGCAGCTGCTCGGCGAGCCGCTGGACGAGCCGGTCCACGTACATCAGCTGGCCGCGCCAGGCATCGGAGTCCACGCCGTGGCGGTGACCGGCCCCGTCGAGCTCGCTGTAATAGGTGTAGACGAGCGAGCGGTCACCGGCCGCGAGGCGCTCAGCCGCCAGGTCCATCCGCTCCTCGCCGGTCATCCGGCCGAGGAAGGTGCCGCCGCTCAGCGCGATCTTGGTGAGCGGGGTGGTCTGGAAGGCGGGCGAGGAGACCTGGGCGGTCGCCACCCCGGCCTTGTCCGCCTGCTGGAAGACGGTCGGGTACGGCTGCCAGGGCTTCGGCGGGGTCCACGGGTGCCAGCGGAGCTGGTTCATCAGTTCGCCGGTGGCCGGGTTGCGGACGGCGTAGCCGGGCAGGCCGTGGCGGGCCGGCGGCAGGCCGGTGCCCACGGAGGCCAGCGAGGTGGCGGTGGTCGCCGGGAAGCCCGCGGTGATCGGGCGGCCGGTGCCGCCGCGCGAGCTGCCGAGCAGGGAGGTGAGGTACGGGGCCTCGTCCGGGTGGGCCTTGATCTGCTCCCAGCCCATGCCGTCGACAAGGAACACGCAGTTCCGGTCGGCCGGGGTCAGCTCGGGGATCGCGGCGGTGAAGCCGGGTACGCCCTGGCCCGCCACGAGCGTGGGCAGCAGATCGGCGAGCGACCCGCTGCCGTACTCCGGGACGGGGGCGCCGGCCAGGTCCAGGAGCTCCGGCTCGGGCCACTCCTGCGCCGCGGAGTACGCCATCAGCGGGCGGGGGTGGAGGTGGACGTCGCCGCTGTGGCTTCGGAGAGTGCCTGTGCGAAGACCAGGGTCTGGCGCACCGCCTCCGGGCCGTCGCCGGCCTCGCTGACGCGCAGGCTGAGGTCGTCGGCGGTGGAGTTGCCGGTGTAGCCGTGGTCGGAGTCGCAGTTCGGGTCGCCGCAGGCGGCCGGCTCCAGGTCGATCCGCGAGACCGCGCCCCAGCCGATGGTCAGGACGACCTCGCGGGGCAGGGTGCCGGGGGTGTAGGACTCCGGGTTGGCGACGACGCGGCTGAGCACCACGGAGGAGATGCTGGACAGCTTGACCGACTCGGTGGAGGTGGTCGCGTACGGGGAGGGGGACCCTGCGTCGGCGGCCTGCTCGTCGGTGTGGCTGACGATGAAGCGGTTGCCGGTCAGGACCAGCACGGTGACGTGTCGGCGCACCTCGTTGGAGTCGAAGGTCGTCTCCTGGTGGACCAGGTACGACGAAATCGGCTCGCCGCCCACCGCGGCCTCCACGGCCTCGGCCACGAGGGCCGGGTAGTAGCCGCTGCGCTCGATCGCCGTGCGCAGCCCCTGGGTCGTCGTACCGGATTTCGCCATGAGGTCCATCCTAAGGCCCGTACGGGGCCCTCAGGCCGCGCCGTACCCGGTCAGTAACTGGGGAGGGTCCGCGGGCCGAGGTCTCCGCGGGCGGGCGCGTGGGCGACGCGGACGGTGGCGCTGAGCACGGACACCCCCTCGGCGGCGACCACGACGGGCTCCAGACGGACGTCGATCACCTCGGGGTGGTCGTCCACCAGGCGGGACAGGCGCAGGAGCAGGTCCTCCAGGGCGGGCGTGTCCACCGGGTCGCTGCCGCGCCAGCCGAAGAGGAGGGGCGCGGTCCGGATGGACCGGATCAGCCCGGCGGCGTCCCGGTCGGTGGCCGGGACCAGCCGGTGCGCGGTGTCGCCGAGCAGCTCGGAGGCGACCCCGGCGAGCCCGAAGGAGAGGACGGCGCCCGCGGCGGGGTCGATGACGGACCGCACGACGGTGTCGACCCCGCGCGGCACCATGGCCTGCACCACGGGCAGGAGCTCGGCCGGCTTGCCCAGCGCGTCGGTGAGCTCCTCGTACGAACGCCGCAGTTCGGCCTCGTTGGTGAGGTCGAGCCGTACGCCGCCCAGGTCCGCGCGGTGGCGCAGGTGCGGGGCGGTGGTCTTGAGCGCCACCGGGTAGCCGAGCACCGCGGCGGCCCGGGCCGCCGCGTCGGCGCTCGGCGCGGGCAGGGTGGGCAGGGCCCGGATCCCGTACCGCGCGAGCAGCTCGCGGGCGTGCCAGTCGGTCAGGGTGAGTGCGGCCCCGGCGTCGACGTCCGCGAGCAGGGCGGCCAGCTGGGCCGCGGCTCCGGTCTCGTCGATGTCCTCGTACTCGGGGACCCGCCCGTCGTCGTCGGCGAGGGCCCGGCGCCACTGGCCGTACCGGACCGCTTCGGCGACGGCTTTGACCGCCCGCTCGGCGGCGGGGTAGCTGGGGATGGAGGCCCCGGCAGCGGTGGGCACGCCCGCCCGGGACTGCGGGTCCGGGGCGGGGCCGCCGGCCGGGGAGGGGGCGGGGTGCGGCAGGCCCCGTACCGCGGACAGGGCCTCGACGAGCTCCTCCAGTTCGACGTGGACCACCGCCACCGGCTTGCCGGGGTGCTCGGCCACGGCGTCGCGGAGCGCACCGGCCAGGTCGTCCGTGGGGGCGTCCTCGCTGACCCAGGGGATGGCCGTGACCACGACCGCGTCGCAGTCCTCGGAGCGGAGCGCGTCGGTCAGGGCGGTGCGGAAGTCCGCCGGTGAGGCGGCCGTCGTCAGGTCCAGGGGCGGCAGCGGCCGCAGGCCCTGGGTGAGGCAGGCGTCGTAGGTGAGGATCCCGAGGGACTCGGAGTTGCCGAGGATGGCGATCCGGGGCCCGGCCGGCAGCGGCTGCGCGGCCAGCAGGAGGCCGACGTCCACCAACTCGGTGACCGTGTCGACGCGGATGACGCCGGCCTGGCGCAGCAGCGCGGAGACGGTGGCCTCCGGGAGCCTGGTGCCGGGGACGACGTGCCCGGCGGGGCTGTGGCGGCCGCCCTTGGCCACGACCACCGGCTTGACGGCCGCCGTCCGGCGGGCGAGGCGGGTGAACTTCCTTGGGTTGCCGAGGGTTTCGAGGTAGAGCAGGGCGACATCGGTCGCCTCGTCGTCGTACCAGTACTGGAGGATGTCGTTGCCGGAGACGTCGGCCCGGTTCCCCGCGGAGACGAAGGAGGACAGCCCCTCGCCGCGCCGGAGCAGCCCGGAGAGCAGGGCGATCCCGATCGCCCCGGACTGGGTGAACAGGCCGATCCGGCCGCGCGTGGGCATCGGCGCCGGGGTGAGGGAGGCGTTGAGTTCGACGTCCGGGGCGGTGTTGATCACCCCGTAGGCGTTCGGGCCGATCAGCCGCATCCCGTACGAGCGCACCTGCCGCACCAGTTCGCGCTGGCGGGCGAGGCCGGCCGGGCCGCTCTCCCCGTAGCCGGCGGACAGGACGACCAGTCCCTGGACCCCGTGCTCGCCGCAGGCGGCCACCGCTTCGGGGACCCGTTCGGCCGGGACCGCGATCACCGCGAGGTCGACCGGGGCGCCGATGGCCCCGATCGCGGGGTAGGCCCGGACGCCGTCGAGGAGGTCGCGGGTGACGGCCTCGTTGACGGCGTAGAGGTGGCCGCGGAAGCCGCTGTCGCGGAGGTTGCGCAGCGCGGCCGCGCCCACACCGGCGCCGGACCGGCTGACCCCGACGACGGCCACCGAGCCGGGGGCCAGCAGCCGCTGCACGGAGTGGGCCTCGGCGCGCTGTTCGCGGGCGCGCTGCACGGCGAGGGACTCGGCGGTGGGCTCGAGGTCGAGGGTGAGGTGGACGGAGCCGTCCTCGAAGCTGCGCTTCTGCTGGTACCCGGCGTCCGTGAACACCTTGATCATCTTGTTGTTGGCGGGCAGCACCTCGGCGGCGAACCGCCGGATGCCGCGCTCGCGGGCCACCGCGCCGATGTGTTCGAGGAGGGTGGAGGCGACCCCGCGGCCCTGGTGGGCGTCCTGGACGAGGAAGGCGACCTCCGCCTCGTCGGCGGGCCCGGAGGCGGGCCGGCCGTCGGGGCCGATGCGGTCGTAGCGGACGGTCCCGATGAACTCCCCGCCGATGGTCGCGGCGAGCCCGACCCGGTCCACGTAGTCGTGGTGCGTGAAGCGGTGCACGTCGCGGTCGGAGAGCCGGGGGTAGGGCGCGAAGAAGCGGTAGTACTTCGACTCGTCCGAGACCTGTTCGTAGAAGCTGACGAGCCGGCCCGCGTCCTCGGTGGTGATGGGCCTGATCCGGGCGGTACCGCCGTCGCGCAGGACGACGTCGGCTTCCCAGTGGGCCGGGTACGAGGGGTCCGACTCGATGGTCATGGGCCTACCTTACGGCCGGATCGGGCGGGACAGTGCTCGCGCGGCGTATTAGGCAGGATGGGACAAACCAGTGCAAGCTGGGGAAGGTCGAACGGCGAAAAAATCAGGCCGAAGGTCGGTCCGAGCATTCCGGACGTCGTGAGAGACTGGTCTAGACAACCGTAAGAACCTGAAGGGCATCACCATGGCAGAGCGCCGCGTCAACGTCGGTTGGGCCGAGGGCCTGCACGCTCGTCCCGCCTCGATCTTCGTCCGTGCGACGACCGCTTCCGGCGTCCCGGTGACCATCGCGAAGTCCGGCGGCGACCCGGTCAACGCCGCCTCCATGCTGGCGGTTCTGGGCCTGGGCGCCCAGGGCGGCGAGGAGATCGTCCTCGCCTCCGAGGCCGAGGGTGCGGACGCCGCGCTCGACCGCCTCGCGAAGCTGGTCGCCGAGGGTCTCGAGGAGCTCCCCGAGACCGTCTGACCCTTCGGGTTCGACCTCACGCACGAAGCCGCGGCCCCCGCTCCCGGGACCGCGGCTTCGCCGCATCCGGCACGGGGCCCGCCCCGCCCCCTCGCAACCCCCCTGCCGGGCCGCACCCTTGCCGCCCGCCCCCGGCCGGGAGCCGCGGCCGTCCCGCAGCACGGGCACACGGTGCACAGGGCCGCAGCCCGCAGGGTCCGGCACAGCATCGCCGCCCAAGCGCAGACCGCCGCCGGCCCACCGGGTGCGACGACCGCCCGGGTCGCGATGCACTCGCGGGCGCAGATCTCCGGCACGGCCCCGGCCCGGCGGAGCGAGGGCGCACACCTACGGGCTCGCGCCGGCGCCGTACCCATACCCGTACCCGCACCCGCACCCGCACCCGCACCCGCACCCGCACCCGCACGCACAACGCACCGCGTCGGTCCGCGCCGTCGGTGCTCGACCTGCCCGGGCGCCCCGCGGGGCGCTCCCGCACTGCCGGGTGCGACCCGGCGTCGGCCGCTCGCGGCGCACCGGGAAGATCCCGCTCGGCCGGAAAAGGGCCCCGCACAAATCCGCCGTACTCCGAATTGAGCTCCGCAGGAATTCGGCACGGAAAATCGGCCCGGCGCACAATCCGACCGGCCGCCGTGCAGCGAATTCACGCGATGCGCGATTCCACCCTTTGTATACGGGTCCTGTTAATGCCGGCCGCTCGACATGTTTACGGCAGGTTGCGAAGTCCTCACCGCCGCGCGCACCCGCAGCCGGTGCGCCCCCGCCGCCCGTTCGGCGTGGAGCACGGTCAGCGCCCGCGCCCGCTCGGCGTCCCCGCGCGCCACCGCGTCCACGATCGCGCCGTGCTCCGCCCAGGACTCCACCGGCCGGGCCGGCGCCTCCACCACGTACATCCAGGCGACCTTGTGCCGCATCTGCGTGAGCAGCGCGATCAGCCCGGGGCTGCCGGAGGACTGCGCGAGCGTCTCGTGGAACCAGCCGCCCAGGGAGCGCAGGTCCTCCCCCTGGCCCCGCCTGGCCCGCTCCTGCCCCAGCCTGACCAGCCCCCGCAGCACCTTGAGGTGTGCGTCGGTGCGCCGCCGGGCCGCTCTGGCGGCCGCCAGGGGCTCCAGCAGCATCCGCAGCTCCAGCAGGTCCGCGGCCTCCTGCTCGGTCGGCTCGGCCACGCAGGCCCCCGCATGGCGCCGCGTGGTCACGAAGCCTTCGGACTCCAGGGTCCGCAGGGCCTCGCGGACCGGGACGCGCGAGACCCCGTACCGGCGGGCCAGCACCTCCTCGGTCAGCCGCGCGCCCGGCTCGAACGCCCCGGAGACGATGTCGTCGCGGATTGCTGTGCATACCGCGTGCGCAGGAATACGCAAGACCGAACCTCCGCCTATTTCCGACTGCCAGCCTGATTGCACGCACATGCGCGTACCGAGACTCTATTGCAACACACGATAATTTCCGAGAGCAGCCGAAAATGCGAAACATTTGCACAGGGACGCGCAACACAAAGACCCCGGCTCGGGGAGCCGGGGTCTTCGGTGGAGCAGAAGGTGGAGCCGAAGCTG encodes:
- a CDS encoding alkaline phosphatase family protein → MAYSAAQEWPEPELLDLAGAPVPEYGSGSLADLLPTLVAGQGVPGFTAAIPELTPADRNCVFLVDGMGWEQIKAHPDEAPYLTSLLGSSRGGTGRPITAGFPATTATSLASVGTGLPPARHGLPGYAVRNPATGELMNQLRWHPWTPPKPWQPYPTVFQQADKAGVATAQVSSPAFQTTPLTKIALSGGTFLGRMTGEERMDLAAERLAAGDRSLVYTYYSELDGAGHRHGVDSDAWRGQLMYVDRLVQRLAEQLPPRTALYVTADHGMVDVPFDEDSRIDFDEDWELGAGVALLGGEGRARHVYAVPGAQADVLTVWREVLGDRFWVASRDEALELGWFGTPGECDERVLGRIGDVVAAAQADAAITASRNEPNESALAGMHGSMTAAEQLVPLLEIRT
- a CDS encoding DUF5998 family protein; this encodes MAKSGTTTQGLRTAIERSGYYPALVAEAVEAAVGGEPISSYLVHQETTFDSNEVRRHVTVLVLTGNRFIVSHTDEQAADAGSPSPYATTSTESVKLSSISSVVLSRVVANPESYTPGTLPREVVLTIGWGAVSRIDLEPAACGDPNCDSDHGYTGNSTADDLSLRVSEAGDGPEAVRQTLVFAQALSEATAATSTSTPAR
- a CDS encoding bifunctional acetate--CoA ligase family protein/GNAT family N-acetyltransferase, with the protein product MTIESDPSYPAHWEADVVLRDGGTARIRPITTEDAGRLVSFYEQVSDESKYYRFFAPYPRLSDRDVHRFTHHDYVDRVGLAATIGGEFIGTVRYDRIGPDGRPASGPADEAEVAFLVQDAHQGRGVASTLLEHIGAVARERGIRRFAAEVLPANNKMIKVFTDAGYQQKRSFEDGSVHLTLDLEPTAESLAVQRAREQRAEAHSVQRLLAPGSVAVVGVSRSGAGVGAAALRNLRDSGFRGHLYAVNEAVTRDLLDGVRAYPAIGAIGAPVDLAVIAVPAERVPEAVAACGEHGVQGLVVLSAGYGESGPAGLARQRELVRQVRSYGMRLIGPNAYGVINTAPDVELNASLTPAPMPTRGRIGLFTQSGAIGIALLSGLLRRGEGLSSFVSAGNRADVSGNDILQYWYDDEATDVALLYLETLGNPRKFTRLARRTAAVKPVVVAKGGRHSPAGHVVPGTRLPEATVSALLRQAGVIRVDTVTELVDVGLLLAAQPLPAGPRIAILGNSESLGILTYDACLTQGLRPLPPLDLTTAASPADFRTALTDALRSEDCDAVVVTAIPWVSEDAPTDDLAGALRDAVAEHPGKPVAVVHVELEELVEALSAVRGLPHPAPSPAGGPAPDPQSRAGVPTAAGASIPSYPAAERAVKAVAEAVRYGQWRRALADDDGRVPEYEDIDETGAAAQLAALLADVDAGAALTLTDWHARELLARYGIRALPTLPAPSADAAARAAAVLGYPVALKTTAPHLRHRADLGGVRLDLTNEAELRRSYEELTDALGKPAELLPVVQAMVPRGVDTVVRSVIDPAAGAVLSFGLAGVASELLGDTAHRLVPATDRDAAGLIRSIRTAPLLFGWRGSDPVDTPALEDLLLRLSRLVDDHPEVIDVRLEPVVVAAEGVSVLSATVRVAHAPARGDLGPRTLPSY
- a CDS encoding HPr family phosphocarrier protein, producing MAERRVNVGWAEGLHARPASIFVRATTASGVPVTIAKSGGDPVNAASMLAVLGLGAQGGEEIVLASEAEGADAALDRLAKLVAEGLEELPETV
- a CDS encoding GntR family transcriptional regulator → MRIPAHAVCTAIRDDIVSGAFEPGARLTEEVLARRYGVSRVPVREALRTLESEGFVTTRRHAGACVAEPTEQEAADLLELRMLLEPLAAARAARRRTDAHLKVLRGLVRLGQERARRGQGEDLRSLGGWFHETLAQSSGSPGLIALLTQMRHKVAWMYVVEAPARPVESWAEHGAIVDAVARGDAERARALTVLHAERAAGAHRLRVRAAVRTSQPAVNMSSGRH